gctatataaataaactgaattgaattgacattaaattgaattttaaaaaacttgAAGAACTTGAACTTAAAGACTTGAATGTAAGAACACACTGATATTATCAGTCATATTGTCAAATGATAAAGTGAGCAAACGACAACTTTTTATTCATCCTACTGAGCCAAATAAAATTCTAATAtaatattaatcatttaaaagtGATTAATATACACATTAATGGAGCAGAGATGTAACAAAATCCTTCAGTTTTCATGAGATACTAGCTTGTGTCAGATGTGTTTAGACATACAGCTTTGCTGTCAAAGGTCATTCACTAACTCCTCCTCTGTGATGCATGCAGGTTAGATTGCAACCATTGCTCTTCAGGAGCAATCAACTAGAAAATAAACTGGCCACTGATTTGGAAAGTAGGAATGCAACAGTATGAAATATTTGGCGTCTTCCATACCGTTTCTGTTATCGCTAAAGGAAACGTCCAAAGTAACTGtcttggttttttgttttgtccaggCTGAACTAGGAGAAATGGATAACTGGCAGGAGGACACCAATGCCTGGGAGGACGAGTCTGATGCTGCCTGGGAGGCGGAGGAGGTCCTCAGGTAACATTTCAAGAATAGATCTGTCCCTGTGTACAATAAGTAGATGTGCTATAATACCAGTTTATCCAGATTTTTTACTTCACTATTAATAATGCACCAGGCTGTTTATAAAACAGTTTAGCTTAAGGTTGCCTTTTTACTACTTAAATCAATTGGTAGACAATATTACTATCAGTCTTATGGGAAGGTAGGTTTTGTTGAAATGAAGATATAAAGAACACTTAAAATAAGCCTCTTGGCCACCTACCTAATtacgaaaagaaaaaaatgatactgACAGCTCACGTTCTTTTTTCTGTGGTCGTTGTGTCAGTTCACATAATGGCCAGCAGATGTCAGTGTGGGTGTTATTTCGACACACAGGAGcaaggttttgttttcctcactcCCTGCTGTCCCAGCTTCCATTGATGTGTGCTGTACTGACATTGCTTGCCatcctgtgtttgtcttggcTTTGTttaacagacagcagaagatggctgaaagagaaaagcGCTCCATGGAGCAGCaaaggaagaagatggagaaagaggcTCAAAGGATGATGAAGAAGGAGCAGAAGATTGCTGTCAAGCTCTCGTAACATTTTAGGAATGCTCAATTTTGAGCCAAAGGGATAGGGCTGGGGCAAAGACACTAAATCATTTGTTCCTCTGTCTTTAAAATCATCAGGCCAACCAGGATTATCACCCTGCATTACTTATCTGTTAGCAAACTGTCCTCTCACTCCACCCTATTTCCACCAGCAGCCATTTTAGTctgttttccagctgcagcagtgtaAAAATGCATCATTCTTGAGCAGATAACGCACCTGGTGTACTTGCTGTTCATGTGGCAAGGTCATTTTGGTCTTCAAGGCTGAGCTGTATTTCTACGATCCAGTTCATCTTAGGTTTATCGTTAGATGCAGCGTTAGAAGGCGCCATTTAGAATCTGATTAAATCTGTCAggtagtttaaaaaaatgttctgatttgtttttttcccaggaACATTTGTAAATAAACAGGTACCTGCGCTAccttttaaaactgaaatagGGGGTGCcattccttttctttgtcatgttcATAACCTCGAAGGACAAAGGAGTGTAAGTAATTTTAAGCATCGCTGTATACCAGTGACATCTCTCGGTTTGCTtggttcttgtgtttttatatttatgattttcattgtctgaatttttttaaatttactaaTGAATGTTACTTGATATTTCACATGATCTCCCTGTGCTGTGCAGCCCTTACCACACTGgaaatctaaattaaaatggAGGCAGAAGGCTTTCAATGGATGGGTAAATGACCATAGACTAGACTCTATCCTAACTATAAATGATAGCTGTGGGTCCCTATGGTAATCTCATAGCAACTGATCTGCCATTCATTCTCCTGCAGCTTTTGAAAATGTCCAGTGATCATGgcatttatgtaatttttttttgagggAGGGAATGGTACTTTCCTCTTAAATATATGATACACTCATTGTCTTTATAAAACATGGATCGTCATCACCATAGTAATCTCAGACTGTTTATGTTGGCAGCAGAGAAGAGGATAAATAAATTTTGGTTCCTTTTCTCATCTGAAAATCTAAGGCTAATGGTTTTGACTGAGTATTCTGGCATGTATCATTATAATGAACTTACCAGTCggtgttgaaaatatttgtacCAGTGCCAATAGTCAAccagttgccatggaaacattGGCAGTGAAGAAAGGCCCATATAAATTTAAATGtgcaaacatgacacaaaatgtttctggtCATGATGTCTGATAAATGACTCAGGTGGGGGTAAGAGAGGCAGATTTCTGTATTGAATGTTAGAGTTGTAAAACAAGCTGCTTGACGCTTCTAAAGAAATACTGGTTAAATGTTAGTGATTTATGGAAACACTCAGAGTTGTCAATTCTGTTAAAACTCAAACGATGAAATGATTGATTAGTGGATGATAAGATGTAAGAATTTAATTCAATGCAGGTGTTTATTTTAAGGGAATTCAGTCAactgtgtggtttgtgttttctttggaaATGCTCATTTCCCATTGTTTTCCTTTAAGAAAAGCTGCATGTggttctttttgtcattttgcacatttaagTTTTCCAAAATGAATCACAGAGAGCTTTTTTTGTTCCTCAACCATTTCTTCCCATTGATGTGTAAGACCTCATGTAATAACACTTGACGTGGTTGAGCACAAATGAGTTCACAGGCTCAATCAGTCCAGAAGGTTTGGCAGATTGTATGCCTGCTCTATTAGTCCTACACAGGTTTTTAATTAAACTATTTGATTCATACCTCTAGATGTGAATAAGTTTGATCATGCGTCTGCTGCCTGATGTGTAATTTGGGAAACACTATTTGAAATATTGTAGTAGGGGCATCATTTCAGTTACATGACATATTAGTGTATTATACAAGCTAGTGGTATAACTCTATGGGTGGCAGTGCTGGTCagtctctcctttttttctattccagaCTGAAATCTCTCAGAAAGTATATGGACTGAGTGCCGTGAAATCTGGCACAGTCGTTCACAGTCCCCTGAGGATAAGTCCTCATGACTTTCCTCTGGTGCCATCAAGAGTTTCATGTTTTGGCTGTTCTTCTGTTCCGTTCTGTTCATCTGTTTGATGGATAGGATGACATTTGATCACAATCActtgtaataactttggtgatctaGATTTTTTCGGATTTGGTTAAAATTTAAATTCCTTCTATTTTTTGTTTACCGACCAATCGCATGCTAACCAACGTCATTCCTTTCAGTCTCGGCTACGTTTAGTTCTAACTAATAAATATTAGCATGCCGACATGCTTTGTAGTAAACATACCTGCTAATCAGCTGCATGTTAGCATGGTTATTGtgagcattttagcatgctgATTACCATTCTCGAAGCACTACTGTATCTCAGTGCAGCCTCACATAGCTGCTAGCATAGACTCTATTTTATAATGGCTGACACTGAGGTGGCCTTTAACCTGGACTGACGGACAGCTGCGATCACTCATCTGACCCCCGTTAATAATCATCTTACTCCCATCTGTCTGGGGACACTGCCTGCCAAAACCTCTCAGAGACTGACCCACTTTCTAAAAGAGACATTGCACATTGTGAGTCTTCAGAAAAGGGAACAAGCTATTTGGGTGAATAATTGTCCTAAAAGGCTTCAGAGTCAGATATACTGATTTTACTGGACCGGTATATTCTCAGATGGTTTGACTTACAACCACTGCTGCCCACTCATTTTAATCAAGCATCTACAGACTAGTGTGGGGATTATGGCATCTGATGATTCATTAGTCTGACACCTCATAAACTGAGAGGTTGTGGTTATGCAATTTAAGATACACCACCATGTGGCGGAGTTGAAAATGGAGTAAAGCTGCCAAAGGTTAGTTCATTTaatcagctttttttctctttcatttccatcGAATATAACTAGATGTTGCGTAATGGCTAAAGAAGGCATTTGCTATTGCTCTGGCACTGACCCAGTTTTTACTGGAATAAGGGCACAGACAGCATTTTACAGCTTCTGAGAGATCCCAGTAAAGTGGATCGAATGCACTTTACATTGTCAGACCCACAACCCAAGGGATGTCTGAAAATACAGGCGAAGAAAGCTTTTACGTAAGATGAGCCGTCATGAGAATGCTGCTTGGTTGCACTTGGgttcatatttttccttttattaatttatgtgaACATCTTGTGCAAATGAAGACACTTGGGCTCTCCCAGTCTTCTCCAGTATTCTTAACACAAGTCTTACATAAGTCGaacttttaacttttgtttctgttcacgCATATCCTCTCCCATAACAGACCTGTCTGATCAAAAACATCACAAGTGACAACACATGAATTTATCATGCTTTAATAATAAAGATACAAGGACATTTGATGTAAACCACCAGTATTGCACATAGCTGAGGCACATAACAAGTGGCAATTGCTTTGAAGCATCAACTTATTTCTATGAACAATACACAGGCTGTACTGAATAAAGCTCTATCccagggagggaaaaaaaaatacatacttcttcacaaaacaataacagtgaACTCACATTAAAGCTTTGGCTGAAGGTTTAAGGTTTCTTTCTGAACAATAACTCAAACCATTAGAATTTTCAGAACCCATCAAACAGAACATTTAATCTTTCACTTCCTAAAAATCTCatacaaacaaactttttttttttttttccctaaattCATGGACAACTGGGGACGTAACCGGACAATGATAACACATAACCATCTACCCAGATGATCAGCTTCTACATGtacatgataaataaatatataaataacctCTGTTAAAAATAATCCCTTTCATGTCACCATTTTCCTTCAACTTATGGTAACTGCACAGTGCAAAATAACAGTGTTGGAACCAAAATAACTGCATTAATATCATTAAGTGTTtaacaaaaatgcacaaatctCACAAATACTCTTGAAAAGATGCTTAAGTGCTTTTAGTTCAAGATTAGGCGCGTGCATGCGAGGTGGAAGCCTTTAAACATCCGGCCTGTGAGTGACGTGACGAAGAGAGTGCAATCCCATGATGCAACAGCCCCTAATAAGAGCAGCAATGTTGTACACTGGAGCGCTTCCGTCCACGCCGTGCCTCGAGTACAGCCAGGCTACAGTGGGCAGTACAGGGGCTGCCACTGCAACCAGATCCACCAAGAAGCTGTTGCTCCAGTAATGCTTTCCAACCACATCCAGCTCTGGCGACAGACAAGGTTCCTCCTCACCGACAACAAAGTCCAGCTCCTTCATGAACCTTCGGCTCTCTGCAGGTTCTGAGCAGCACATGCCAGAATCGGTGGAGGTGTCAGGGCTCTCTGGGGGAGCAGGGTTGATCATGCTGGGCGGGGGAGGTGTTGAGTCAGGGAGAGTGGCAATGGTGGAAGTGGAAGTGGGTAGGTTTGTGAGGACCAGAAGACTGCTGGAGTTTGACAGAACTGTGTCCCCTGCTGTTGCCCCATGGAACTTtagcagctggaggagcagagcTGGCAGGTCTGGAGACATGGGCATTATGTCGGTCTGGATTCCTTTATCTTCTGCATTCTGCTGGGAAGGTGTGCTTGAAGAGATGATGACAGTGTTGGAACCTGTGTTTGGCAGAGTTGGTGGGGGTTCAGGAGATACATCAATCAACTGTTCCTCTACTGACAGCGCAGAACCCACAGGCCCAGACTCTGTCCCTGCTCTCAGCTTACTGTTAGAGTCTTGACTGAAATCCACCGCAGTGGACATGAGGACCTGCTCTAAAATGTCCTCTCTGTTGGCCATCTCATCATTTGCCAGCAGCCCACTGTCCGCCATCGCCTCTGCCCCTTGTTCTTCCAACTCCATCCCACCATCTTCCTCCCCCACCATCTTCTTCCCACAACTATCGGAGCTGTCACAGATGAAGTCCAAGGTGTTTTCATCTTGGAGATTGGCGCCACTCTGCGCAAGCTCCATACTTTGCAGCAGGGACTCCAACTTCCTGTTTTGGATGTTGATGTCGATGAAATACTTCTGTATTCCCTTATCCTTCTCCATCAGGCTGCTCTTCATTGTTTCGACCACCTGACGCAGCTGCTTGATCTCTTTACGAGCCTCTTTAAGGGACAGCTGAGCCTCCACCCGATGACATTCCTCTTCGATCCAGTCTTCTCTCATTCTGCTGAGCTGCATCTTAAGCTCCTCAATTTCTGTCTCTCTAataaaaaggaaggaaaaaccAGTTACTTcagcaaagacattttggaaaatgtgcttaTTCCCTTTCTTGCAAAGTATTAGATGAGGAGATTGATAACACTCGTATGTCTACAGTATATGCTAAATACAAAGCTACAACCAGCTGCTGACTAGCTTAGCATATAAAACAGGCAGTCGGGAAGGAGTGATGCTGCATGGCTGCAGTGAGCACTAAGATTTTGAGAGCTTATGACAAGGAGGTGTTAGATATGAGCCCGTTTAATTTACCTGCTATCCATCCTAGTTCCTGTATTCCTGACTGAACCTCCAAAGCTCACTCCTCAAGTGTAAGGACATCTTGTTCTGGGAGGTGGATTCTATTAATTTTTTAAGTATCCACCTTCTCACTGAAtgctcagcaagaaagcaaataattggggcagtcgtggatcagcggttagggtgtcggacccgtaaccggtggatcgctggttcgattccccgtaccggtgtccatggctgaggtgcccttgagcaaggtacctaacccccactgctccccgggcgctgcacacGGTcacccactgccccgggtttgctatgtgtttgtgcaaatcacttgggtgggttaaatgcagagcacaaatttcgttggagtgagttccctccaatgacaaaatatgtcaattTCATCTTCATCATAATATAATGTACAATATCACACAGATTGATTTACGCAATTCTTTAAATTATACagtggcagcatcatgctgttCTTTCTCTTATGCAACAGTCATTTTCAGGGAGTTCACATGCCAGAGGATTTTAATGGttgagcagagctgcagtgtgtttcatcacaaaaagggtttcattttttcccctgatATGAACACTATTATCCTATCTTAGAGCCATGAAAACCTACAGATAGAATCATAGAAGCTACTGTGCTGCTAAACCTAAACAAACCTGTCCCGGACTCTGTTCTCAGACTCCATCAGTTTGGTCTTCAGGTGTCTGATTGCCACTTCCTTCTGCTGTAGGGGGGTGAGATACTGCTCAGGGTTCGGGGGTCTGATGCCATGGTTGTCTCCACAGGAGTGGTAGCGGCCCAGGTTCGCTCTTCTGTTGGCCAGAGAGATGAATGTGTTGGTTAAAAGCCAAATTTACTCACTAGAGCTAACGTTATTCATTGGTTCTCAATTAGACATTTtgaagcaacagcagaaaacaaaccaagTAGACAGTTAAGAGTAAAATCGCTTCCTGCAGACAAATTTGTCTGAGACTGCCATCAAGGCAGATGCTCTCCGAAGCCTGGAATTACTGTCTGACACAGGATTACTGGTATGTAGACTAGAGGCAAAAAAGTGCTGCTTTATCTAAATAcaagcaacaaaataaattaattaattaattaatcaatctAGGGCTTTATTAGCATTAAAATGTCCTTTGCATGTCCTACAATCAGCGTTTTATCATACTCAAAGGGAATTGATAAAAGGATTTGTATCGTCTGTAAAGGATGAGTGGGCAGATCTGGACAGTGTGCAAATCAGCATGTAAGCCCCTCTCTTGCCCTAACATAATATCCTAGCAACCTGGGATACTTGAGGCTTTGATGCAAGCGCTCTGCATCCAGCCAGAAATAGAAACAGCCCAGCAGAAGGTAGCatgacagaggaaaatatgTCACATGACactcagagaggcagaggaaaagTCTTAAAGTGACAAGCGTGGAGGGTTATAATAAATTTACGGAAGGCTGTGAACATAAGATGAAGAGTGCAGATTCTGCTACTGCATACAAACTAAAAAAACTGTGGGTTTGGTGTTTGTCATTTAAACTGCTGAGAGAGGATTTTGAGGTTAAACCTAATGTAAGGCTTAGCTGGAAGTAAACCTTCCAAGTAATGTAGAGCCTGAAGCACAGACTGATGTGTCAGAAACTCATCCTGGTCCCAAACACCTTTGAACTTCATGCTATTTCATCAGTTTTGCATTACCAAAATCTTAATGACCCTCTTCTCCAAATGAAGGTGCATTTATTCTAATTTAGCTATGAGGCAAGTGCAGTCAACTAAGGTCACTGTCTGGGTACCATATTCAGACATTCGCTATATTAAATCTTCATTAATCCCAACCACAGTCAAATCATGACCGATATAATCCCAGATGGGTGCATGAGAGGAACTGATAAAACAGTCTGAGCTTAATCCAGCCACCCACTCACTCATTCATTGGTATGCTGCACATTGCCTGAGCTACAGTCCAAATCTCTTTGGTCTCCAAAATCTACTTGTTTCTGCCTCGTGCAGGCAAGGTTGGAGATTTGTAATGAATCCAAGTGGAGAATTGTGGAAAGGCTGGACATCACCAGAAGGTTATACAACTGATGAAGAACAAGTCTTCCAGTCTTAACGCATGATAAAAAAGCCATTTTTGGTACCTGGAAGTTGGACTGGAGTTACAGCTGCTGTTGGTCGAGGAGGCAGCCCTGGGAGGAGTCCTGTAGGGAGCGTAGAGCTCTGCATCACGGTTTGCTGAGGGGCTCCCGGCTGGTTTGAATACTGGGAGCGGTCTGATATGGGCGCTGCGACTTGATTAAAGCGTTACAATGGGAGAAtgggaaaaatagaaaatttgaACACATAATTAAAAGCCCCATTTTATTTCAGCTAGGACTATCTTAGTAGTGATGAAAAATATATCAATGTCATACTTGCGTGATGGAGCCTTCTTTCCAGCTGAACTGAAAGTGAGGTTCCCCCTGGTCTTTAGGCTGCctgtgctgctggaggagctgaagtCTGCCTCACTACCTGTGGGGAGAAGCAGCACTGCTTTGGCATGCTGTCACACTTAAAGCCAGATTATGCAACTTCTGAAAGGTGATATGACacatctttttctttgaatgaaaagataaaatcatAAAAGACAAGCTCAAGTCAGCACACTCAAGGGTTTTGCTGATAAAACCATTCTTGGTCCTGTATGACTGGATGCTTTGGCAGGCTAATGGTAACAGGTAAGCACCAAAAGTAAAACTAGAACTAAACACATTGTACCCGAGCAGGAaacatgtttgttgtttcattctACCTGTGCTCAGTGGCTGCTGCTCAGAAAAAGCTACAAtctcacttttttgtttgtttttgcaagcCTATCTTTTAAAAGCACCTTAGGATCAAATGTAGAATAAAGCAGGGCTATCATGTTACAGCTTCTGTAAGCAGTACTTCCATTAAGACTCCCTCATGGGGAGGCCGACTGCACATCACAGTTTCAAACAGATTCTCACGTTGCAGCTTGATGGGCTACTCACATACCTACACCCTTCAGACTAACATGTGTTTGAACAGCGCAATACAGATAACAATTTTAACTGGATTAGCAATTCCATTAACAGTCCACAATTATCCAATAACATTCAGTCATTATATGGAGCCCTGATAATCTGCTTTGCTCAAACACTGTATATACATGTCCTTAGCGCAGTACTGAAGCCTGGAACACCATCAATTTAATAGTTTAAGCAGAGAGAAACTGGTTACTCAATATTGTCTTTAAATTATTAcagattaaatttaaaatcatACCTGAGTAGCATCTTTTTCCATCAAACAAAACCATATTACTGTGTTCAGTGATGAGTGTGTTATCTGAATTGTTCAAAATTAAGTGATCCTCCACAACTTAGTGATTCAACTGAGGGTCTGAGCACATTCCATGGGTGTAGTAAAATCCTGCTAATCAGCCTAATTGGCTAAGCTCCCAAACCTTTTCCTCAACCAATCAGCTTTCTTCTTCGTCGTGACTCATGAtcaagtagttttttttttcctgatttaaaaaaagtgtgtaAAGAGAGCACAGATTCATAGAGAAGCATAGATGACAATTCACTCAAGTTATTTTCCTTTTAGGTAAGCAGCTGCTCCCCAGACAGTGTTTGTTCCAGTCAACATATGGGGGAATCTGCTCCCTGCTGACATGTGACAAATACACAATTATTGTACTTTGGTCTTTGGGGAATCACTGGCAAGAATCAGCATATATATGCAGTGCTCTGTATATCCATCTGtgcatgtaaaagaaaaaaagatcataACAGGCCAAGCTTGTGGTGAAGTTTTCAGATGCTGTTGATTCTCATTCTGCTctttctggaaaaaaacaatcttttatCATCTTTCTATCTTTATCTCTGTATCCTTCTTTACCTCTGGCTTTCATGGCCGACCTCAGCTCCCTCTTGTGTCTTGGGGCGCTCCGAGGTTCACCGCTCCACTCGGCCATCACCCGCACCCTTTTCACCTTGGTCTTGCGCTCGGGGAGTATCGGCGAGCCATGAGCGCTCTGCTCTGAGCCTGACGGGGTTTTGGAGGGGGACACAGACTGACTAGTGGGGCAGCCGGTGTCATCTATTGTAAACAGGCACATAGACAGTAATAGCCAAGAACAGGCAGTGTTTGGCAGGCAGGGAACACAAGCACGCAGTCAGAGCTCAAGGTTCAGCCTGGGTGTTATCTGACAGACAGCTCAACAGGCTGTCACAATGGCTCGTCACTTTCATGATGTAGTTtacacagtgtacacacacacacacgcactcttactgaacacacgcacagacattCTTTGCcgtgttgtttttgtctttcattttccctAATTTATGTATAAAATATACATGACTAATGTACTAATCCGGCATGTTGTGCTAAAAAAGAAGGTGAAATGCAACCTGAATCAAAGTAATGAACCCAAAGTTGGAGGAATGTAAGTTTCTCAAGCGTTGTACTTGTGCACAGTTTTGAGCTACCTTTACTTGattatttcctttctttgtttccttaTGCTTATACTCTATCACGATTCAGAGGGAATTATTATACTTCTTACtctattacatttatttgattgcTTGAATCACTTTGTAGATTAACATTCTGCATATCCCCAACACTACAAAATCTCCATCTCAACAAATCATATATAATGCCATTGTGGTGAAATAAGTTTATTAGTTTTGAGTTTTACTGATTTTCCAGAACATCTTTCTTGATTTTAAAACACAGACCACTTATATAATAATCATATGTTCATCAGTTAAAATAAGCTCCACCTTGACCAGCTGGCATTAAAATGCTGTCCACATGTTAATGCATAGgtgataaaatgtttaaaagtatGATTCTGTGTAATGGGTACTTTGGGTATTCTTAAATATTGCTgcacttttacttaagtaggacttttacttgtaatgtaGGTTTTTTTCTTACTGCAGTACTGATACTTTTCATAAGTAAAACACATCTGGCACCACTGCTTTCATCACACATGAAGTAAGGATTTTATGTTTATTCAACCAACCAAGAGTACTGGATGCTATTTTGTGCCTCTTGGTCTAGAAATGGTGTATCTGAGGCTCAGTTATGAATCCAGCTGTCCTCAGACTGGAGCTGACCCTCTTACCAGAACAAAAGCTGTTGGTGCTGATGGTCCTTTTGGAGTGGTCAGAGCTGAGGTCAcactccttcccctcctcctctgaaaaGGGAGAATCAGACAGAGGCGAGCCTTTGTCTTTTGGTCGGAAGGGATGGAGGACCAACCGTGGGATGCGGCTACGGGGGCTTCCTTTCTCCGGTGACTTCTTTTCCTAATGAAAGCAAAatctgtcagagctgcaggcaGGAATGTAGCCGAACACCCTAAATCCATGCAGCTTCTTTTTCAGGATGGCGATATGTTTAAATCTATAAAAGACCGAAGTCTGTTTATAATGTTGGTTGTTGTCCTTAGCATAATAACTGTCAAGTCACATATGTGccttcattttctttactgCACTGCTTCCAGAAAAGCTACTTCTTTTTGGAAAGGACTGATTCCGCATGCAGAAGACTGTTGGCTGTGGaaatgaacgaatgaatgaaGACTCACCTCATATTCTTGGAAGGGTCCCATTGTGCTTCACGTAGCGTTTTCTCCTGATGAGTCGAGAAGGGGAGATAAATCAGGTgagtcatgttttcatttggactgtgtgtatgtggcagCGTTTGGAGGTGGCGCTCAGCCCCAAACAAGGGCCCTCTGTCTGAACCCTGTTACGCCACTAAATCCCAGcctccaccacacacatacacacacattctgcctGGTACAGACGGCACAACAAGATCAGAGCTAACCATTACTGCCACAAACTTAATTTATGACCTTATGAAACTAATTTAACAGgtcacacataaatacataaagtatTTAACAACTAAATAATTCTGCAGTAATAAACAagtctgtacaaaatttaaCGGAAATCGATTAAGAACTCTGTGTTATATGTTGTTGAATAAGTTGTTGGTGAGTAAGTGGCTATATGGCAAAAATTAGAATCTAATCTAGTCTAATCTATCCACAAGGCACCTTGAATCAGACCcagatttcatggcaatccactCAAACGTTGTTGAGAAATTCATTTAAGTCACAAATGTCAGTCATATGGTGATTGCTCATCGACATACTCAACACGTCTATTGGTGTGTGAGAGTATGTGGATGAAACAGCGTGAAGTGTTTTGGATAGAAAAGGCAATATTTCTCCTGATGAGCGGGTTGACTTCTTGCACATAACTCAACCATCAGTTGTCTGTAAATGTGCTGTAAACGACTTTGAGTAGTCAGTAGACTAGAACTTGActttaggattcatcctcttgGGACCATGAATAAGACAGTCGGAACTGAAGTCGGGGACAAACATTTCCCATAGAGCCATGTCACCATCATGACTAAAAATGGTAAAAGAGATaccagaagaaaaaacaatatgagacaaacagatttaaaacaacTGGAACAACTCATCTGCTTGAGATTTCAAAAGAGCAGAGAGTGTTCAGAGTCTACACAGATACAGCTCTAAAGAAGAAAGGCTGGTGTTGTTCTTAATATATTCTTGCTTTTGTCAGTCATCCTGGATAATCATATGAAGCACAGTAAAAGATAAAAGGTGTCCAACTTCAGGATATCATTTTGATAAGCAAAACTGCTCTAACTCTTATCACTTCTTTAAAAACCTGGGCACCAAGTTAGAAACTGTTATCTCACACtgaatttgttcattttgtacaTGCACATTTAAACAAGGAGGAAACATATTTAATTGATGCTTTAAAGCTAAATAATGCAGAATTTCTCTC
This sequence is a window from Scatophagus argus isolate fScaArg1 chromosome 9, fScaArg1.pri, whole genome shotgun sequence. Protein-coding genes within it:
- the sybu gene encoding syntabulin isoform X1, which gives rise to MVLFDGKRCYSGSEADFSSSSSTGSLKTRGNLTFSSAGKKAPSRNRSAHIRPLPVFKPAGSPSANRDAELYAPYRTPPRAASSTNSSCNSSPTSRRANLGRYHSCGDNHGIRPPNPEQYLTPLQQKEVAIRHLKTKLMESENRVRDRETEIEELKMQLSRMREDWIEEECHRVEAQLSLKEARKEIKQLRQVVETMKSSLMEKDKGIQKYFIDINIQNRKLESLLQSMELAQSGANLQDENTLDFICDSSDSCGKKMVGEEDGGMELEEQGAEAMADSGLLANDEMANREDILEQVLMSTAVDFSQDSNSKLRAGTESGPVGSALSVEEQLIDVSPEPPPTLPNTGSNTVIISSSTPSQQNAEDKGIQTDIMPMSPDLPALLLQLLKFHGATAGDTVLSNSSSLLVLTNLPTSTSTIATLPDSTPPPPSMINPAPPESPDTSTDSGMCCSEPAESRRFMKELDFVVGEEEPCLSPELDVVGKHYWSNSFLVDLVAVAAPVLPTVAWLYSRHGVDGSAPVYNIAALIRGCCIMGLHSLRHVTHRPDV
- the sybu gene encoding syntabulin isoform X2 — encoded protein: MGPFQEYEEKKSPEKGSPRSRIPRLVLHPFRPKDKGSPLSDSPFSEEEGKECDLSSDHSKRTISTNSFCSDDTGCPTSQSVSPSKTPSGSEQSAHGSPILPERKTKVKRVRVMAEWSGEPRSAPRHKRELRSAMKARGSEADFSSSSSTGSLKTRGNLTFSSAGKKAPSRNRSAHIRPLPVFKPAGSPSANRDAELYAPYRTPPRAASSTNSSCNSSPTSRRANLGRYHSCGDNHGIRPPNPEQYLTPLQQKEVAIRHLKTKLMESENRVRDRETEIEELKMQLSRMREDWIEEECHRVEAQLSLKEARKEIKQLRQVVETMKSSLMEKDKGIQKYFIDINIQNRKLESLLQSMELAQSGANLQDENTLDFICDSSDSCGKKMVGEEDGGMELEEQGAEAMADSGLLANDEMANREDILEQVLMSTAVDFSQDSNSKLRAGTESGPVGSALSVEEQLIDVSPEPPPTLPNTGSNTVIISSSTPSQQNAEDKGIQTDIMPMSPDLPALLLQLLKFHGATAGDTVLSNSSSLLVLTNLPTSTSTIATLPDSTPPPPSMINPAPPESPDTSTDSGMCCSEPAESRRFMKELDFVVGEEEPCLSPELDVVGKHYWSNSFLVDLVAVAAPVLPTVAWLYSRHGVDGSAPVYNIAALIRGCCIMGLHSLRHVTHRPDV